The Amblyomma americanum isolate KBUSLIRL-KWMA chromosome 2, ASM5285725v1, whole genome shotgun sequence genome contains the following window.
GATGTCTTGGGGGCCCACCTGCTCATCCAGTGGCCATATCAGCTCGGTGCACGCCTCGTCCGCTGCTACTGTAGCAACAGTCTGCACCGGGAgttctggtcgcgtctcgcgggcATTATATTTCTTTAACATGTTGATATGAAACATTCTCGTAGTGCCCTCGACGTCAACAACGTAATCCACTTCGCCTTTTCTTCCCACGACTGGATAGGGTCCCTTCCATCTCATGGTGAGTTTGTTATGCTCAGTGGGCAATAAAAGAAGCACTTGGTCCCCCTCTTGCAGCTGTCGTGGCCGGGCTCGATTGTCATAGTATGCCTTGTACCGCTCTCCTGCTTGGGTCAGTGCTTCGTGAGCAATTTGGCACGTCGTCTCCAATCTTTCTTTAAGGTCAATGACATACTCGTAAGCTGTCTTCACCTCTTCCTCAATCCTACTGCCCGTCCACAGTTCTCGTAAGATGGCAAGCGGTCCCCGCACATTGCGTCCGTAAAGGAGCTCAAATGGTGAGAAACCCGTGCTCGCCTGGGCTACCTCCCGGTAAGCGAAAAGAAGAGGTTCGATGAATCTATCCCAGTCCTTGGGCTGTTCAGCGCACATTCGACGCAACATCTTCTTCAAGGTGCCATTCATTTTCTCCACCAGACCATTCGCCATGGGGTGGTAGGGAGTCGTCGTTTTCAGCCGCAGAGATAAAAGGCGCCCCACCTCAGCCATAAGTTCGGAAGTAAAGTTTGATCCTCGATCACTGAGCATCTCTTCCGGTACTCCTACCCGTGCAAATATATGCAGAAGTGCCTCGGCGACCCTCTCTGTCTCGATACTTGGCAGGGCTACTGCCTCTGGAAATCGGGTGGCGTAATCTATCAACGTCAGAATATAGCGGTTGCCTCGGCGTGTGGTAGGCTTGAGGGGTCCCACTATATCCACAGCGACTTTGCTGAAGGGGGTGTCAACGAGAGGCACCCGCTCCAAGGGAACCTTCCGCACTGCGCCTCGCGCCACGGTTTTCTGGCATATGTCGCACGATGCGACAAACCTGCTCACATCTCCCTGTAAGCCCGGCCAAAAGAAGTCCGCGAGAATGCGGTCTGTTGTCTTTTTTCTGCCGAGATGCCCTGCCATCAGCCCCCCATGTGCCAACTGGAGAACCTTCTCGCGATGCTTCTGGGGCACCACGAGCTGTGTCGTCTTCGCTCCGGTGCCGGGAACGTACTCTCGGTACAGCAGGCCATCCCGGAGACCGAATGTGAACGAACTGCCTCCCTTGCACCTCGTCCTCTTTCTCTGCTTGTCTGCCTCGAAGCAAACTAGGAGGCTACTGTCCTCCCGTTGGTCTTGCCTCATCTGGTCAGGGCTGACATCAGGGAGAGTAGCAGGCGCCCGTAGCTTACGGAATCCCTCTTGGGATTGTCGGGCCGCTTGCTGGCGGGTCGTGACCGCCGCCGTGGGCATGGTAACCTGGTCGGGGCACTTGTCGCATGAATCATGGTGCTCCTTTGGAGGAGCTTCTGTCTCTTCCGAAGTCTGCGGTTTCCACTCAGTATCTGGTGCTCCTGGACGTCGTACCCCTTCAATGTTTCCGAGGACAAGGTCGAAGAGGGGCTCCTCCATGCACCCCGCTGTAACTTCCCCTCGGTAGTATGGGGTGTCGATATGAATGCGGGCCTCAGGCAAGAACTTAGCAGAGCGGTCTACCAAGTACACGATCCGGTAGTCCCCGGTCATTTCTTCGTCCTTCACGAAGCTGCGGTTGACGATCACCATGTTACAACCTGTATCCCTGAGCACTCGACCCTTCCTTCCACTGATCAAGCCCTCTACGACCGGCAAGTCAGGCGCCCCTGACAACGCAGTCATGCTGACGACCGGGACACGTTGTCCACCCTTCAATTCTAAATAGCCATCCTCAATACATGTAGACACGTTCCCGGAGGTAGATGGTGTCCGATTCTTTTGCACTGGAGGGCCACGGTTCGCCCTGCACTGTGCCGCAATGTGCCCTGGTCGCGAGCAGATGTAGCACCGTGAACGCGTCCCCGGGCCACGCGGCTGTTCGGTCATCTCGCCAGCGACCAGGCTATCCGTCTTGGAGCCTCTTCGGCCAAAGTTGATGGTCCCTCGTGCCATCACATATTCATCTGCTCGTTGAACCAATTCCTTCAGGTCCGTGCTCcgcttttctcttataaacgtCACCATTGCAGGCGCACAGTTTTCCAACAATTGCTCGGCTAAAATTAGCCCTTTCACCCCCTCGTATGTCTTGTCTGTTTTCGACAGTTCTATCCATCTTCCCCAGTAGTTCCCCAGTCGAGACACGAACTGCGAGGGAGTCTCGTGGTCGTTGGGCGTTTCGTTCCGAAACTTCTGGCGGAATCCCTCTTCTGTCAACCGAAATCTGAGGAGCAGCGCAAGCTTCACTTTATCGTAGTCATTCGAGTCAGGAGCCGGCATTCGGCCAAACACATTCAATGCTTCTCCTGTGAGGCAAGTGCTAAGCGCAGTGGCCCACTGCTCCCGTGGCCACTGTTGGGCTGCCGCCACCCGCTCAAACCGCGTCAGATACGCGTCCAGGTCATCACCCTTTTCGTTAAATGGGGCCATCAGCTTGTGTGGACGAACTCCAAGCGCTCGGGTTGGCATCGTCGACGAGCTCGGTTCGCTGACCGAACTGCCACTAATGTTGGAATTCGCCCTTAACTGAAGGAGTGCCATCTCCTTATCAATTTCCTGGAGTTTTCGATCAGAGCGCTCCTTCTCCCGCGCATCTCGCTCTTTCTCCCGCGCATCACGCTCTTTCTCTCGCTCGTCTTCCAGCCTGCGGCGCTCGCGTTCCGCCGCTCTCTCTTCCCTCAGGAACTCGCGCAGCTCTGCTCCCTCCAGACCCAACTCCTTACCTAGTGCGACTAAGCGTTCTGTTTCCGCCATCGTGTTCACACCAGcagtcaaaaaaaaaacgtatacgTCTGTATCGCTGTCTCGCGGTCAGCGCCAGTCAGGGTTAGCACagggtcctgtcgcggacgccagtttgtcaCGGAGTGGGAGCACGCATACAATGGGCTCCACACTCTCTGATACCAATTCCAGGGGAGGAGAGACGAACACCTCCACTCAGGTGCCAGACCTTAAGCAGGACCGAGTGGCTAACCAGCGATAGGTCCACGCCTGACCAGCGGCTGACCGGAGACACGACACAGGAGTCGGTAATAAGGGTGAGAGAATTTAATTAGCAAAGCGGAACAACACTTATCATGTCATCAATTACAACAAAACATGGGAACTGAACAGACAGAACAAGTTTTAGATTCTGCACACAAAGTCTAAGATGACAGATGAGAAGAAATACAAGTATACAAAGCACTTTTTAAGGACAGAATTAAGGATAGAGTTCGTAAAGGCGGGAGTGGCGGGGCTTAGCTGTTCGGGTGGTTGAGGTCCGGTCCGAGATGGCGTCGGGCTGTCGCTGCCGGGTCCCCGGAGTCGCTACTCGCTGGCCAGACACTTCGCGACGAGCCGACCACCTCTCGGCTGACACTTCACACACACGCGCGGTTAGCCAGCACACCGCCACATCCAAAATCTCCACCCCGactaccctccgccgcattctacAGTCCCCCCCGCAGCGTCCCCATCTCCCTCTCTCACAGTCCCCGGACAGCCCGGGGCCCGGGACCGACGAATCAGAGGCTGCGACGAACGTAAACTATCGCGCCGAAACGTCCCGCGCCGAGCCCCTGGCTGGCCTCGCCGGAGCCCCAGACGGAATTCCGCGTACAAGAGGTCATCGGCCAAACAACTGCTTTCTCCCGGTCGGAGACCAgacagaagagggggggggggggtgcaggcgcGGATGTTTAGGATGGAGCCCCGTCGCCGGGCTTAACCGCCGCGGGGCAAAATCGCAACCAGCGCGAATTCTGTTTCAAAGAGTGACGACAAGACAGCCCGAACTTTCATGAATTCTTTATTGAAAGAAAAGGCTCAAACTTTACGCTTGCTGTGATAGAAATACTGGAATGTGTCAACTTCTTCGATATCATTAGAGAAAggcgttttttatttttgtgcaaaATGAAATAAGGGAAGCTCGTGCAGTCGACCATGATTTTCCCAACGAAACATTTGCTGCACAGCACCTGCATGCTAAGTTTACGAGGCAGCTCTACTCAGCGTAAAAATCAGACTTATTGTTCTTTTTATAGTTGCGTTATCTATTCACCTACTGTGTCCTTGTTTACCTCCAGATTATGTTTATTTGTTATGTTTGGAGAATAAAAACATGATTGATAATGTACATGAACACAAGAAACAATGTCCATGATATTTCAATACAAGGGGTCAGAAGGCTTAATGCCAGCACGAAGCATAAGTGCAATATGAAGTATTCGGCGCAACTTCTAATCACTTGCTAGAGAAAATCAAAATTTGCGCCGATGAATTTGGAAGCAATTATGGGCACTATAAGCTATAACTCTGTTGGTGCGAATGCTTTTGACGGTAGGCACGTAAACATGCCCGCCGAAAGGTAAAATTTCACTGAAAGTAAGCTTTTTTTTCCCTGTCTGAGTTAGTTTGTATTACCGGTGGCGAGCTAAACCTCAGAAGGAAAGCCTAAAACTAAAAGCTGCAACTCCAATTTTCAAGCTCTACTTTGGAAGAACACTGAAAAGTTATCGATGGTGCTCCACAATTGCACTTTTAGTTTCAGCTGTTATTTACAAGGAGTGCACATATCGCGCTGTCGGTTCACTATTCGCTAACATGCCGCCACGTGTCGGCTACTCAAGGTTATGAGGTGAAGAATGACTTCAGAGGCACTGCCGCACCACAGCGTACcatgtagttttctttttttcctgtttttcagTGTTAGCTGCAAATGGCCAGGTGCCCGGAGAGGATGCCAGTTGTTCTCCGTCGGCAAGATGGGGGGAACTGCTAGAAAGCTTCAGCGGCGAAACTTGCTGGAGAAGGGTATTGCCATGAACGCACGTGGAACCATTAACGTGACAGCTCACATGATAGACGCAGTTCGCATGATGACTAGATACTGACCACAACCTCTCATCACTAGGTTACGAAGTAAAACATAATATATTTACACATAATACACATAATCTATTTACGCTAGCGGTTACCTACGTGAGTGTCACATGAGCACCCTGAGACATGGCTCGAAAAAAGTTGCTGCGTCCACGCGAAGAAGAACGAGAACGTAGTCGAGAACGTTATCGTGAACGTAAGCAATTGCGACGTCAAGGTTTCGGGTTGCTGCTTGGGATGGCTATGCGGCAAAGGTAGGAGACAGGGAGGAAATGGATTGGAAGACATTCGAGCTTATGATTTTAACCATATGGCAACGGCGTGAAGAACCCGAGATACGCGCTTGCGAAGCCGCGATGCAGCTGACGCTGAAAATCGCCTCAACATGAAAGTGCATCTGTGGTACCTCTTTCTTAGTATGCTTTTACGGACGCATGGAGGATGGACATATTGAAGTTAAACGTAGAGGTCAAAAATGCAGCGATGGAAGTAGAAGTacttgtttattgttttatttttcgaAAAGACGTCACACACTCCAAATCTGATATATTCCTGACACTTCTTTGATAGAAGCAATCAGTAAGTCCGACTGAGTCTTAAAGAGACACCGAGGACAAATTAAAGTCGGCCTGCACCGATAGACTACGGCGTTCAAAGGACAAAGAGAGCGCTTTTATGGAAAACTGAGCTTTTATAAATTACTTGGCATGCaggaggcgcggggttcgatccccagtgccaccgggcactcaccggtgatacaatgagtacaaggtttctcctggcctggtgctcggcttctttacaGTTAAATtattgagaaatgggtctttgagaagaaaaaccttgtgccatggcgctctttggccagagttgcccttgcgccataaaaattcttCATCATTCAGTAGCTTTTTTTAAAGGAGAAAAGCACTaagaaataaatataaacatagtGATCAGAGACCAATTTCTAAACGATAAACTGCATGCGTCCATATTTTCTGGGCGTGTCTCTGATGTTATGCTACACCGTCGCTCACTTTAAAACAGACACCTGCAACCAGGCTTTCTCGGTTTCGACGTCACGGGTTTGATTCAAGGGGCGAGGAGGTTGTTAAAGTGAAATTTCTCCGCCATAAAACGCGTTTTTAGCTCCCAGACAAACGTTGGCGTACCCAAAAAGAGCCAGACATTCAGTTCATATTCAGAACAATATTTGCATAGAGTAGTCCACAGTGTTCATTAACTTCTTATGTATATACCTTTGCGAGAATAAGTAATACAGAATAAGCAGCATAAGCAGCATGTAGGAGATGTTTTAAAATTTTCTGATATTGTAGAAAACGCAATCACAATTATAGTATGCGCCCGAACATGTCGTAGcgtgcagcagcacagcagctagAAAACAGCGGCCACTGGTGAGGGGCAGGAGAAGGAATTGGCTTTAATTCGCTATACATGCTTTTATGAGCAGTGTTCGGTACCCCGCAGATGATATCAGTTCACCTGATGCGCAAACGGCGTATGATGCACTTGACGCCATCACAAAACATGCTGTACAGTATAATATAATAATGCGATCTTCACAGCCGAGGAACTGTCGCTAACGGTACTTTGTAAAGGTTATTGTAATGTCATGAAGAGTTCTCATATTACGCTCAAATATAACGTTATGACATGAAGGAAGGGCAAATATTGTAGCTCTTTGGTGCTTCATAGCCAAACAATTAAGTAGTTTGGGTACACAACTGTTTCAGGTTTCCTGAAGGACCTAAGAACGCTTGGTATTTTCGTAACCCATTGCCAGAAGTAAACCTTATTTCAGAATCGTATATTTCAACGATTTATAGTTATGAGTATACAAATGTTTTTTAGCCTGTTATTTTCTGTGTTTGCACAGCCGGAACACACATCTAATTCTGAGCATTGTGACTTTTCGGCAacgaagaattttttttcttttgtagaaTTATATCATTACTTTCTGTGCTTCATAGAGGCAGTACAATCAAGAGGGTTTTATCTTGTTCCTGGTTGTGAATCTAAAGCATTCTGTCGTAAGAATTCACGGAAAATGTTCACTCTCGCAGAATTATGAACAAAAACTAGTAATGGTTTCGTCCTAAATTGACTAGGCAACACTGTTTTGTTACATACTGCCTTATTTACAAGCGTCTTCCTAAAACGGCACGACAGACTCTTCACCGTAAGCATTAGTTCGAAAGGGGAGAAAAGAAAACCACTTTTAACAAAACGAAATTTTCTCAATTTGGAGCACATCTGCGACTTTTTGGAAACGCTCGAAGATGCAATCGTACGTTTAAAGCCATGGTTCTTGAATTACAGCATGCGCCGTGCTTACGTTTTCGGGAACTTAGCGACAATAGTAAGCTAATCAAAGCAGAACACGGGGCGCCGAATCTACGTGGTGACTGGGTATTGAATATGGCTCGCACAGTTGGAGAGCCTAGCGTATTTACTACGCCCTCTTCAGTTGCGTGCATGACTCTCCTCTACAGAAAGTGATAACTAGCGACCCACGTGCCAGTCTCTGTGCAACTATGGGTATCCATGCACCTTTGGCATAGCCGGAGCACAATAGGGCTTCATTACCAAGGCGCCAGGCGAGCGATGAATACTCCGAGACTCTCGTATCACACGTGAACAGACTTCGGTAGGAGGCCTCGCTGCCCTATAATTTAGCGAATTGCCTGCGAAACGAGCGAGGCAGCTGCTAACCGCATTAGCTGCTGTGCGAGGTTTGCTGCCGCCTGTGCCACGAGCGTGGAGATATGTTCCCGAATTTAGCGCCACGGCTCCAGGAAGCGCGCTGTATTGGAAATTAGCGAAGCTTGTGAAATTTATATAATCAATTTGCATTTCTGAGGtaatcgtgatttttttttttggcttggcAGCCAATGAATGCCTACGCCAACTAAAACCTTCCACGTACGTTCCACGGGGAGCTTCCAAGTTAACGCTTGCTGTACATCCCCAGAAAATCGCAACCCCCAATGATTGCACGGCTTGCACACGGCACTAAGGACGAATTTTTCAAGTGCAGAAGGAAGAAAACTAAGCTGGAAGAAGCTTAGAAACATGCACGTTAAATAGAGCAGTTTCATTCACTGATAGCAAATTTGTTACGCTCAGAAGAGTTTTTTCTATACAGCTGTTGTCGTTTACGCCCAAACGGTACCGCCAGTTTATTCTTCCTAACGCTGATGAATCTTTCAAAATGACAGAAATATGCTAGTGATTTAGGTTATTTATGCATTGCGCGATTGGAGTGTAGTGGGGAAGGTCCGAAACTAGCAAGTTCACGTGTATGACAGGGGGAAGTTCACAATGGGCTAAAGTATGTCTGCTGACCAGCATGATACCTAAGTCTCTAATACCTCTGATGCCTCATTTTGGCAACGCTTATAAAACGAGGCCGAGGGTTGTTAGCGCTAAACCTCAAATTATGCTTGATTTTATGACGTTTCATGCtccgaagtgactcaggctatgagagacgccacattggaaggctccgaataatttctaccaactatggttctttaacgtggactgacatgaTGCAATATCCGGGCCTGTATTGCTTCGCagccaccgaaattcgaccgccatggctggTATAGAACCCGCTTCTTTCGAGTCTACAGcctagcaccataaccactgagacactgtGGCGGCTCCTCAAAAGGCATCTTTCACATGAAAAGCGTGCGTGCAGTTGAAAGCATGTTCCCCGAGTATTCGGTTTTACTTTTTATGCACAGTGTTCCGTAGGGTTTCCTAGATGACGCTTGAATACTGGGCTTCTTCGTCTGCCttaggcatacagttgcatttGTGGATGGGAAATGTTGCATGAATACTTTGTCTGAAGTGCGTACAAGTCTTTACGGTTTACAAAATATAGCAGCCCATTTAAGGTATTTCCTTTGATTTTCGTGTGGtaagttttatatttttgttctcAGTAATATTTGAGCATTATGGCTGAAAATGTTTTCCTTGTGAATGCTGTGTAAGTCAGAGAGTGGCCAGGTAgatcggtttgttgacaacaaaCAGTTAACTAGGTAGCACagagcctcagggtgcttgccaacgtttcggcaaCAGGACTTGTCTTCATCTTCTTGTCTTCGCCCAGACGATGACAAGCTCTTGTCGAAGCGTTGGCAAGCAGCTTGAAGCGGCCTTCTCTCTTGTTCACTTTATGTTGGCATGCTGTGcaagttttgtttgttttctgtgcCGACAGTTAACGTTTTTATGTAAACTAGAG
Protein-coding sequences here:
- the LOC144119604 gene encoding uncharacterized protein LOC144119604, which encodes MAETERLVALGKELGLEGAELREFLREERAAERERRRLEDEREKERDAREKERDAREKERSDRKLQEIDKEMALLQLRANSNISGSSVSEPSSSTMPTRALGVRPHKLMAPFNEKGDDLDAYLTRFERVAAAQQWPREQWATALSTCLTGEALNVFGRMPAPDSNDYDKVKLALLLRFRLTEEGFRQKFRNETPNDHETPSQFVSRLGNYWGRWIELSKTDKTYEGVKGLILAEQLLENCAPAMVTFIREKRSTDLKELVQRADEYVMARGTINFGRRGSKTDSLVAGEMTEQPRGPGTRSRCYICSRPGHIAAQCRANRGPPVQKNRTPSTSGNVSTCIEDGYLELKGGQRVPVVSMTALSGAPDLPVVEGLISGRKGRVLRDTGCNMVIVNRSFVKDEEMTGDYRIVYLVDRSAKFLPEARIHIDTPYYRGEVTAGCMEEPLFDLVLGNIEGVRRPGAPDTEWKPQTSEETEAPPKEHHDSCDKCPDQVTMPTAAVTTRQQAARQSQEGFRKLRAPATLPDVSPDQMRQDQREDSSLLVCFEADKQRKRTRCKGGSSFTFGLRDGLLYREYVPGTGAKTTQLVVPQKHREKVLQLAHGGLMAGHLGRKKTTDRILADFFWPGLQGDVSRFVASCDICQKTVARGAVRKVPLERVPLVDTPFSKVAVDIVGPLKPTTRRGNRYILTLIDYATRFPEAVALPSIETERVAEALLHIFARVGVPEEMLSDRGSNFTSELMAEVGRLLSLRLKTTTPYHPMANGLVEKMNGTLKKMLRRMCAEQPKDWDRFIEPLLFAYREVAQASTGFSPFELLYGRNVRGPLAILRELWTGSRIEEEVKTAYEYVIDLKERLETTCQIAHEALTQAGERYKAYYDNRARPRQLQEGDQVLLLLPTEHNKLTMRWKGPYPVVGRKGEVDYVVDVEGTTRMFHINMLKKYNARETRPELPVQTVATVAADEACTELIWPLDEQVGPQDIAIAGQLTPQQVKELRGLALTYQDVFTEQPGFTTWAECSLPTTTNKPIYVKQYPLPQAVQQAVEKEVSSMLQMGVIEKSRSPHNAPVVLVKKPDGCYRFCVDFRKLNDVLVTDAEPIPRADCLIAEVGARRYFSKMDLAKGYWQVPLEEESKEKTAFSTPSGHYQFKNMPFGIKTAPAVFAKLMRRVLEGIDNVYHYYDNVLVATESWQDHMTALSLALARIRAAGLTIHPKKCHLGFEELSFLGHTIGRGSLGPMKAILGKIRDSPRPKTKRQVRAFLGLSGYYREFIPNYSSVAAPLTDLTKKLMPNTVKWGDREQHAFTELKRLLSEPPILQVADFKKDFVLRTDASDQGLGAVLLQGKEGVLHPVAYASRKLLQRERAYSAVEKEGLAIVWAIKRFNFFLYGRKFTLQTDHQPLKYIREAQFMNSRLLRWALLLQEYDFTVENIRGKDNVGADYLSRVWEPVARRVDDL